From Pseudomonas sp. G.S.17, the proteins below share one genomic window:
- a CDS encoding aldose 1-epimerase family protein → MKPLSLLLGLGAITAASNVFAWDYVLLDADKAAQNQQITSAQLGVKTDKPFSVTLRTLHGGRQEGVSIIDIDNGTMKLSVVPTRGMNVLRASVGDVRLGWDSPVKDVVNPAFIELNGRGGLGWLEGFNELVTRCGYEWVGHPGMDNGELLTLHGRAANIPASKVTLHIDEKPPYAISLKGELQEQAFKKVDFTVQTELVTEPGSVRFTLNDTLTNNGDYPKEYQALYHSNFSTPFLEQGARFEAPVKQVSPFNEKAKGDLADWQTYRAPTPDYDETVYNVVPYADDKGDTLTVLHNKVGSLGVAVGFNTQQLPVFSLWKNTDTQGQGYVTGLEPGTSFSYNRRYQRPLNLVPTIGPKQQRQFQISYSLLADKGAVDQALGQIKTIQAGRSTEVRNEPLVDLTKE, encoded by the coding sequence ATGAAACCCCTTTCCCTGCTGCTCGGCCTCGGCGCCATTACCGCCGCTTCCAATGTTTTCGCCTGGGATTACGTCTTGCTCGATGCCGACAAGGCCGCGCAGAACCAGCAAATCACCAGTGCCCAACTCGGCGTCAAGACTGACAAACCTTTTTCCGTGACCCTGCGCACCCTGCACGGCGGGCGTCAGGAAGGGGTGAGCATCATCGATATCGACAACGGCACGATGAAACTTTCGGTAGTGCCCACGCGCGGCATGAACGTGTTACGCGCTTCGGTGGGCGACGTGCGCCTGGGCTGGGATTCGCCGGTCAAGGACGTGGTCAACCCGGCATTCATCGAGCTCAACGGCCGTGGCGGACTGGGTTGGCTGGAAGGCTTCAACGAGCTGGTGACGCGCTGCGGTTACGAATGGGTGGGGCATCCGGGCATGGACAACGGCGAACTGCTGACCTTGCACGGTCGCGCGGCAAATATCCCGGCAAGCAAAGTCACCCTGCACATCGACGAAAAGCCGCCGTATGCCATCAGCCTCAAGGGTGAACTCCAGGAACAGGCATTCAAGAAAGTCGACTTCACGGTGCAGACCGAACTGGTCACCGAACCCGGCAGCGTGCGCTTCACCCTCAATGACACGCTGACCAACAATGGTGACTATCCGAAGGAATATCAGGCGCTGTATCACAGTAACTTCAGCACGCCATTCCTGGAGCAGGGCGCGCGTTTTGAAGCACCCGTGAAGCAGGTCTCGCCATTCAACGAGAAGGCCAAGGGCGATCTGGCTGACTGGCAGACCTACCGCGCGCCGACACCGGACTACGATGAAACCGTCTACAACGTGGTGCCTTACGCGGATGACAAGGGCGACACGCTGACCGTGCTGCACAACAAGGTCGGCAGCCTTGGTGTCGCGGTGGGCTTCAATACCCAGCAACTGCCGGTGTTCTCGCTGTGGAAAAACACCGACACCCAAGGCCAGGGTTACGTGACCGGGCTGGAGCCGGGCACCAGTTTTTCCTACAACCGTCGCTACCAGCGTCCACTGAACCTGGTGCCGACCATCGGCCCGAAACAACAGCGTCAGTTCCAGATCAGCTACAGCCTGCTGGCTGATAAAGGCGCGGTCGACCAGGCTTTAGGGCAGATCAAAACCATTCAGGCCGGGCGCAGCACCGAAGTGCGCAATGAGCCGTTGGTGGATTTGACCAAGGAGTAA
- a CDS encoding type II toxin-antitoxin system RelE/ParE family toxin, whose protein sequence is MIEIKQTATYMAWEKKLRDERARAAIAARIFRLANGLAGDVQPVGHGISELRIHYGPGYRVYFQLRGNELVILLCGGDKGSQSRDIERAKDLASNWSPK, encoded by the coding sequence ATGATCGAAATCAAACAGACCGCCACTTACATGGCATGGGAAAAAAAGCTCCGGGATGAGAGGGCGAGGGCGGCCATTGCTGCGCGAATCTTTCGCCTTGCCAATGGCCTTGCAGGTGATGTCCAGCCTGTAGGCCATGGCATCAGTGAGCTGCGGATACACTATGGGCCTGGCTATCGGGTGTATTTTCAACTGCGTGGTAATGAACTTGTCATTCTGCTATGTGGCGGCGACAAAGGCAGCCAGAGCCGTGACATTGAAAGGGCCAAAGACCTCGCGAGTAATTGGAGTCCAAAATGA
- a CDS encoding 3-phosphoglycerate kinase translates to MNRICCVLLAMLPLSAWAYPIEVEKHYQGVEIDYTSHDTFYDTGAITVNNYGSVPAKCSVVFQNGPEAPKTRRVTVAAKKSVDVSAKFNRSIIKLRIKLNCEPE, encoded by the coding sequence ATGAACAGAATCTGTTGTGTGTTGCTGGCCATGCTGCCGCTGAGCGCCTGGGCGTATCCCATCGAAGTGGAAAAACACTATCAGGGCGTCGAAATCGACTACACCAGCCATGACACGTTCTACGATACCGGCGCGATCACCGTGAACAACTACGGCAGCGTCCCGGCCAAATGCAGCGTGGTATTTCAGAATGGCCCGGAGGCGCCCAAGACGCGCCGCGTGACCGTCGCCGCGAAAAAAAGCGTGGACGTGTCGGCCAAGTTCAACCGCAGCATCATCAAGCTGCGGATCAAGCTCAACTGCGAACCCGAATAA
- a CDS encoding FMN-dependent NADH-azoreductase, translating to MSRVLIIESSARQQDSVSRQLTQQFIGQWRAAHPDDQLTVRDLATEQVPHLDATLLGGWMKPAQQRTASEQAALDRSNRLTDELVAADVLVLAAPMYNFAIPSTLKAWFDHVLRAGVTFKYGETGPQGLLVGKRAFVLTARGGIYAGSSLDHQEPYLRQVLGFIGIHDVTFIHAEGLNMGGDFVEKGMNQAIAKLAQVA from the coding sequence ATGTCCCGCGTACTGATCATTGAAAGCAGCGCCCGTCAGCAGGATTCCGTTTCCCGCCAATTGACCCAACAGTTCATTGGCCAGTGGCGAGCGGCTCATCCCGACGATCAACTGACGGTCCGCGACCTTGCCACCGAGCAGGTGCCGCATCTGGACGCCACGTTGCTGGGCGGCTGGATGAAGCCTGCGCAGCAGCGCACCGCGAGCGAGCAGGCCGCGCTGGACCGTTCCAACCGGTTGACCGACGAATTGGTCGCGGCGGATGTGCTGGTGCTCGCGGCGCCCATGTACAACTTCGCCATCCCCAGCACCCTGAAAGCCTGGTTCGACCATGTGCTGCGTGCCGGCGTCACCTTCAAGTATGGCGAAACCGGTCCGCAAGGCCTGCTGGTCGGCAAGCGCGCCTTTGTCCTGACCGCTCGCGGCGGCATTTATGCGGGCAGCAGCCTCGATCATCAGGAACCGTACCTGCGTCAGGTGCTGGGTTTTATCGGCATCCATGACGTCACGTTCATTCACGCCGAAGGCCTGAACATGGGCGGCGACTTCGTTGAAAAAGGCATGAATCAGGCCATCGCCAAACTCGCCCAGGTCGCCTGA
- a CDS encoding mechanosensitive ion channel family protein produces MEIQSLWLRVQELWGVLDQHPLLHASLGLLLLLIAALVLGRVARFLILYAMKMLGRQPALHWLNDFLHNKVFQRLAQITPSLVIQFGLNLVPDLSATGKNVIGNIALAFTILFMTLAMGALLNALLDIYARTAHARTRSIKGYVQLAKMILYIFAAIIIVATLIDRSPLLLLSGLGAMSAVILLVYKDTLLSFVASVQLTSNDMLRVGDWIEMPQVGADGDVVDITLHTVKVQNFDKTIVSIPTWRLMSESFKNWRGMQQSGGRRIKRSLFIDASGVRFVSDDEERQLSQVHLLTDYISRKQAELLAWNQAQGNVAQLSANRRRMTNIGTFRAYALAYLKSHPEVHPDMTCMVRQLEASALGVPLEIYCFTRTTVWAEYERIQGDIFDYLLAVLPEFGLSLYQQPSGMDMRAGLAVTKPRGAEL; encoded by the coding sequence ATGGAAATTCAATCGCTATGGCTGCGCGTTCAGGAACTCTGGGGTGTGCTGGATCAACATCCATTGCTGCATGCGAGTCTCGGCCTGCTGTTGCTGCTGATCGCGGCGCTGGTGCTCGGCCGGGTGGCGCGTTTCCTGATCCTTTACGCGATGAAGATGCTCGGCAGACAGCCGGCGCTGCACTGGCTCAATGATTTTCTGCACAACAAGGTTTTCCAGCGCCTGGCGCAGATAACGCCGTCGCTGGTGATCCAGTTCGGCCTGAATCTGGTGCCCGACCTGAGCGCCACCGGCAAGAACGTGATCGGCAATATCGCGCTGGCCTTCACCATTCTGTTCATGACCCTGGCCATGGGCGCGCTGCTCAATGCGTTGCTCGACATCTACGCGCGCACTGCCCACGCCCGCACGCGCTCGATCAAGGGCTATGTGCAACTGGCGAAGATGATTCTGTATATCTTCGCCGCAATCATCATTGTTGCCACCCTCATCGACCGCTCGCCGCTGTTGCTGCTGTCCGGGCTTGGCGCCATGTCTGCGGTCATCCTGCTGGTCTACAAGGACACGCTGCTGTCGTTCGTCGCCAGCGTGCAGTTGACCAGCAACGACATGCTGCGCGTCGGCGACTGGATCGAAATGCCGCAAGTCGGTGCTGATGGCGATGTGGTGGATATCACGCTGCATACGGTCAAGGTGCAGAACTTCGATAAAACCATCGTCTCGATCCCGACCTGGCGCCTGATGTCCGAGTCGTTCAAGAACTGGCGCGGCATGCAGCAGTCAGGCGGCCGGCGCATCAAGCGCAGTCTGTTCATCGATGCCAGTGGCGTACGTTTCGTAAGCGACGACGAGGAACGGCAGCTGAGCCAGGTGCATTTGCTGACCGACTACATCAGCCGCAAACAGGCCGAACTGCTGGCCTGGAACCAGGCGCAGGGCAACGTGGCGCAGCTGTCGGCCAACCGGCGCCGGATGACCAACATCGGCACCTTCCGCGCCTACGCGCTGGCCTATCTGAAAAGCCACCCTGAGGTGCACCCGGACATGACCTGCATGGTCCGCCAGCTGGAAGCCTCGGCATTGGGCGTACCGCTGGAAATCTACTGCTTCACCCGCACCACGGTGTGGGCCGAGTACGAGCGCATTCAAGGCGATATCTTCGACTACCTGCTGGCAGTGTTGCCGGAGTTTGGCCTGAGCCTGTATCAACAACCGAGCGGGATGGACATGCGCGCGGGGTTGGCGGTCACGAAGCCACGTGGGGCTGAGCTGTGA
- a CDS encoding DEAD/DEAH box helicase, translating to MFSQFALHERLLKAVAELNFVEPTPVQAAAIPLALEGRDLRVTAQTGSGKTAAFVLPILNRLMGPAKVRVDIRAVILLPTRELAQQTLKEVERFSQFTFIKAGLITGGEDFKVQAAMLRKVPDILIGTPGRLLEQLNAGNLDLKQVEVLVLDEADRMLDMGFAEDVERLAGECPNRQQTLLFSATTGGAGLREMIGKVLTDPQHLQVNSVSELASGTRQQIITADHNSHKEQIVHWLLANETYQKAIIFTNTKAMADRLYGRLVALDYKAFVLHGDKDQKDRKAAIDRLKQGGTKILVATDVAARGLDVEGLDMVINFDMPRSGDDYVHRIGRTGRAGGEGLAISLICHGDWNLMSSVERYLKQSFERRTIKEVKGSYGGPKKVKASGKAVGVKKKKTDAKGDKKKTGAKAPTKRKIANRPKTDALSLVSKDGMAPLKKRKTETPAAE from the coding sequence GTGTTTTCCCAATTCGCCCTGCATGAACGCCTGCTGAAAGCCGTGGCCGAGCTTAACTTTGTCGAGCCTACGCCTGTGCAAGCAGCGGCCATCCCGCTGGCGCTGGAAGGGCGTGACCTGCGGGTGACTGCGCAAACCGGTAGCGGCAAGACTGCGGCTTTTGTATTACCGATCCTCAATCGCCTGATGGGCCCGGCCAAGGTCCGCGTCGACATTCGCGCCGTGATCCTGCTGCCGACCCGCGAGCTGGCGCAGCAGACGCTGAAAGAAGTCGAGCGTTTCTCGCAGTTCACCTTCATCAAGGCCGGTCTGATTACCGGTGGCGAAGATTTCAAGGTCCAGGCCGCCATGCTGCGCAAGGTGCCGGACATCCTGATCGGTACGCCGGGTCGTCTGCTGGAGCAGCTCAACGCCGGCAACCTGGACCTCAAACAGGTTGAAGTGCTGGTCCTGGACGAAGCCGACCGCATGCTGGACATGGGTTTTGCCGAAGACGTCGAACGTCTGGCCGGCGAATGCCCGAACCGTCAGCAGACCTTGCTGTTCTCGGCCACCACCGGTGGTGCGGGCCTGCGCGAGATGATCGGCAAAGTGCTGACCGATCCGCAGCACTTGCAGGTCAACAGCGTCAGTGAGCTGGCTTCGGGTACGCGGCAGCAGATCATCACCGCTGACCACAACAGCCACAAAGAGCAGATCGTGCACTGGCTGCTGGCCAACGAGACGTATCAGAAAGCGATTATTTTCACCAACACCAAGGCTATGGCTGATCGCCTGTATGGCCGTCTGGTGGCGCTGGACTACAAAGCGTTCGTGCTGCACGGCGACAAGGACCAGAAAGACCGCAAGGCGGCGATTGATCGCTTGAAGCAGGGCGGCACCAAGATCCTCGTGGCGACTGACGTTGCAGCGCGCGGCCTGGACGTTGAAGGCCTGGATATGGTCATCAACTTCGACATGCCACGCAGCGGCGACGATTACGTGCACCGCATCGGCCGTACCGGTCGCGCGGGTGGCGAAGGTCTGGCGATTTCGTTGATCTGCCACGGCGACTGGAACCTGATGTCCAGCGTCGAGCGCTACCTCAAGCAGAGTTTTGAGCGTCGCACGATCAAGGAAGTCAAAGGCTCTTACGGCGGACCGAAGAAGGTCAAGGCGTCGGGCAAGGCTGTGGGCGTGAAGAAGAAAAAGACTGACGCCAAGGGCGACAAGAAGAAAACCGGCGCCAAGGCCCCGACCAAACGCAAAATCGCCAATCGTCCAAAAACCGATGCCTTGTCATTGGTGAGCAAGGACGGCATGGCACCGTTGAAGAAGCGCAAAACCGAAACGCCAGCGGCTGAATAA
- a CDS encoding transcriptional regulator, protein MELPYNWDLIERLLHEVQNSADASFAPRKYAEEHAAALAAAGEPVENLDHLKAIAGEYEQLLLSRGFIQTRPEDEGGNGENFILSPRGASLLALIDSAIPGNDHPRQVLDEQADPLDPETFDEVAAKAQIA, encoded by the coding sequence ATGGAACTGCCTTATAACTGGGACCTTATCGAACGTCTGCTGCACGAAGTGCAAAACAGCGCCGACGCCAGCTTCGCGCCTCGCAAATACGCTGAAGAGCACGCAGCTGCCCTGGCTGCCGCTGGCGAACCAGTCGAAAATCTTGACCATCTAAAAGCGATTGCTGGCGAATACGAGCAGTTGCTGCTGAGCCGTGGCTTCATTCAGACGCGCCCGGAAGACGAGGGCGGCAACGGTGAGAATTTCATCCTCAGCCCGCGTGGTGCAAGCCTGCTGGCATTGATCGACAGCGCCATTCCCGGCAACGACCATCCGCGTCAGGTGCTGGATGAACAGGCTGATCCGCTTGATCCGGAGACCTTTGACGAGGTAGCGGCCAAGGCGCAGATTGCCTGA
- a CDS encoding carboxylate/amino acid/amine transporter — translation MGYLLFVTLIQAFSFSLIGVYLAGHVDSYFAVLIRVVLAGLVFIPLTRWRQVEPRFMRGMLLIGALQFGITYVCLYLSFRVLTVPEVLLFTILTPLHVTLIEDALNRRFNPWALLAALVAVLGAGVIRYDGIDGNFLGGFLLLQVANFTYAAGQVLYKHLVARYPSDLPHYRRFGYFYLGALIIALPAFLIFGNAQHLPDAPQQWLVLLFLGLCSTALGMYWWNKGACLVSGATLAVFNVLHVPVGLLINLMIWNQQEPLSRLFIGGALILVSLWISRLTRSIRATA, via the coding sequence ATGGGTTATTTACTTTTTGTGACGCTGATTCAGGCGTTTTCTTTCAGCCTGATCGGCGTTTATCTGGCAGGCCATGTCGACAGTTACTTCGCCGTACTGATTCGCGTGGTACTCGCCGGGCTGGTGTTCATTCCGCTGACCCGCTGGCGTCAGGTCGAGCCGCGTTTCATGCGCGGCATGTTGCTGATCGGCGCGCTGCAATTCGGCATTACCTATGTGTGTCTGTACCTGAGCTTTCGGGTATTGACCGTGCCGGAAGTCTTGCTGTTCACCATTCTTACGCCACTGCACGTGACGCTGATCGAAGACGCGCTCAACCGACGCTTCAACCCTTGGGCCTTGCTGGCGGCACTGGTCGCAGTGCTCGGCGCCGGAGTGATTCGCTATGACGGCATCGACGGCAATTTCCTCGGCGGTTTCCTGCTGCTGCAAGTCGCCAACTTCACCTACGCCGCCGGGCAAGTGCTCTATAAGCATCTGGTCGCGCGTTACCCAAGCGACCTGCCGCACTACCGACGCTTCGGCTATTTCTACCTTGGCGCACTGATCATCGCCTTGCCCGCGTTCCTGATATTCGGCAACGCCCAACACCTGCCCGACGCGCCGCAGCAATGGCTGGTCTTGCTGTTCCTGGGTTTGTGTTCGACGGCGTTGGGGATGTATTGGTGGAATAAAGGGGCGTGCCTCGTATCGGGCGCCACGTTGGCCGTGTTTAACGTCTTGCATGTGCCTGTCGGCCTGCTGATAAATCTGATGATCTGGAATCAGCAGGAGCCACTAAGCCGCCTGTTCATCGGCGGTGCGCTGATTCTGGTGTCGCTATGGATCAGTCGGCTGACACGTTCCATTAGAGCCACAGCTTAA
- a CDS encoding alpha/beta hydrolase: MAYFEHDGCTLHYEEYGQGAPLLLLHGLGSSCRDWEYQIPALAARYHVIVMDMRGHGRSDKPRERYSMRGFSGDVLALIEHLNLPAVHLVGLSMGGMISFQLAVDHPALIKSLCIVNSAPQVKVKSANDVWQWAKRWSLARLLSMETLGKALGKNLFPKPEQPHLRTKMATRWAENDKRAYLASFDAIVGWGVQEKLSRITCPTLIISADRDYTPVALKQAYVGLIPNAKLVVIQDSRHATPLDQADEFNRVVLEFIDAVPV, translated from the coding sequence ATGGCGTATTTCGAACATGACGGTTGCACACTGCATTACGAGGAATACGGCCAGGGCGCTCCATTGCTCTTGCTGCACGGCCTGGGCTCCAGCTGCCGGGACTGGGAATACCAGATCCCGGCACTGGCAGCGCGCTATCACGTTATCGTCATGGACATGCGCGGCCATGGTCGCTCGGACAAGCCCCGGGAACGCTATAGCATGCGCGGCTTCAGTGGCGATGTGCTGGCGCTGATCGAGCACTTGAACCTGCCGGCGGTGCACCTGGTCGGGCTGTCCATGGGCGGCATGATCAGTTTTCAACTGGCGGTGGATCATCCGGCGCTGATCAAGAGCCTGTGCATCGTCAACAGCGCGCCCCAGGTCAAGGTCAAGAGCGCCAATGATGTCTGGCAATGGGCCAAACGCTGGAGCCTGGCCCGGCTGTTGAGCATGGAAACCCTGGGCAAGGCGCTGGGCAAGAATCTGTTTCCCAAACCTGAACAGCCGCATCTGCGCACGAAGATGGCCACGCGCTGGGCCGAGAATGACAAACGGGCGTACCTGGCCAGTTTCGATGCCATCGTCGGCTGGGGCGTGCAGGAAAAACTCTCGCGGATCACCTGCCCGACGCTGATCATCAGTGCCGACCGGGATTACACGCCCGTCGCGCTAAAACAGGCTTACGTCGGCCTGATCCCCAATGCGAAGCTGGTCGTCATCCAGGATTCCCGGCACGCCACGCCGCTGGATCAAGCCGATGAATTCAATCGCGTCGTGCTGGAATTCATCGATGCCGTGCCGGTCTGA
- a CDS encoding LysR family transcriptional regulator, whose translation MKAPRVTLDQWRTLQAVVDHGGFAQAAEALHRSQSSVSYTVARMQDQLGVPLLRIDGRKAVLTEAGGVLLRRSRQLVKQASQLEDLAHHMEQGWEAEVRLVVDAAYPNARLVRALTAFMPQSRGCRVRLREEVLSGVEEVLLEGVADLAISGFSIPGYLGTEMSTVEFVAVAHPEHALHQLQREVNFQDLESQLQVVIRDSGRNQPRDVGWLGAEQRWTVGSLATAATFVSSGLGFAWLPRHLIERELKEGVLKALPLDKGGSRSPTFYLYSSKDKPLGPATQILIELIRTFDTAPLTAPFAAPQQA comes from the coding sequence ATGAAAGCGCCCCGCGTGACCCTTGATCAATGGCGCACCTTGCAAGCCGTGGTCGACCATGGCGGTTTCGCCCAGGCGGCCGAAGCCCTGCATCGGTCGCAGTCGTCGGTGAGTTACACCGTGGCGCGCATGCAGGACCAACTCGGCGTGCCGTTGCTGCGTATTGACGGGCGCAAGGCCGTGCTCACCGAAGCAGGCGGCGTGTTGCTGCGTCGCTCGCGGCAATTGGTCAAGCAGGCCAGTCAACTCGAAGACCTCGCGCATCACATGGAGCAAGGCTGGGAAGCGGAGGTGCGTCTGGTGGTGGACGCGGCTTATCCCAACGCGCGACTGGTCAGGGCCCTGACCGCGTTCATGCCCCAGAGCCGTGGTTGTCGGGTGCGGCTACGCGAAGAGGTGCTGTCCGGCGTGGAAGAAGTGCTGCTCGAAGGCGTTGCCGATCTGGCGATCAGTGGTTTCAGCATTCCGGGTTATCTGGGCACGGAAATGAGCACCGTGGAGTTCGTCGCCGTCGCGCATCCGGAGCATGCCTTGCACCAGTTGCAGCGCGAGGTGAATTTCCAGGATCTGGAAAGCCAACTGCAAGTGGTGATTCGCGACTCGGGCCGCAATCAGCCTCGGGATGTTGGCTGGCTCGGCGCCGAGCAACGCTGGACGGTGGGCAGCCTGGCCACCGCCGCAACCTTCGTCAGCAGCGGCTTGGGTTTTGCGTGGCTGCCTCGCCACCTGATCGAACGGGAACTCAAGGAAGGCGTGCTCAAAGCCTTGCCGCTGGATAAAGGCGGCAGCCGCAGCCCGACCTTCTACCTTTATTCCAGCAAGGACAAACCCCTGGGCCCGGCGACGCAGATCCTCATCGAGTTGATCCGCACGTTCGACACCGCGCCACTGACCGCACCTTTCGCAGCACCTCAACAAGCCTGA
- a CDS encoding addiction module antidote protein, translated as MTEQLYAYDPAEALGSPEAIAEFMTDAFASGDAGYIAKALGVVARARGMTDMARETGLSREQLYRSFSEEGNPTLKTLLAVMQVLGLDITAQPHVAS; from the coding sequence ATGACTGAACAACTTTACGCTTATGATCCCGCCGAAGCGCTGGGCTCGCCGGAAGCCATCGCCGAGTTCATGACTGATGCATTCGCCAGTGGTGATGCTGGCTACATTGCTAAAGCGTTGGGAGTGGTTGCTCGTGCGCGGGGCATGACCGACATGGCCCGCGAGACAGGGCTTTCTCGCGAACAACTCTATCGGTCCTTCAGCGAGGAGGGGAATCCGACACTCAAAACCCTGCTCGCCGTGATGCAGGTTCTGGGACTGGATATCACAGCTCAGCCCCACGTGGCTTCGTGA